In Saccharomyces cerevisiae S288C chromosome XV, complete sequence, the following proteins share a genomic window:
- the GLO4 gene encoding hydroxyacylglutathione hydrolase GLO4 (Mitochondrial glyoxalase II; catalyzes the hydrolysis of S-D-lactoylglutathione into glutathione and D-lactate; GLO4 has a paralog, GLO2, that arose from the whole genome duplication): MKFLLQQIRNMHVKPIKMRWLTGGVNYSYLLSTEDRRNSWLIDPAEPLEVSPKLSAEEKKSIDAIVNTHHHYDHSGGNLALYSILCQENSGHDIKIIGGSKSSPGVTEVPDNLQQYHLGNLRVTCIRTPCHTKDSICYYIKDLETGEQCIFTGDTLFIAGCGRFFEGTGRDMDMALNQIMLRAVGETNWNKVKIYPGHEYTKGNVSFIRAKIYSDIGQNKEFDALEQYCKSNECTTGHFTLRDELGYNPFMRLDDRAVRLAVGDTAGTYPRSVVMQELRKLKNAM, translated from the coding sequence ATGAAGTTTTTACTGCagcaaataagaaatatgCATGTTAAGCCTATAAAAATGCGATGGTTGACAGGTGGTGTCAATTATAGTTATTTACTAAGCACTGAAGACAGGAGAAACTCATGGCTGATTGACCCTGCAGAACCACTTGAGGTGTCGCCAAAATTAAGCGCcgaagagaaaaaaagtattgatGCTATTGTCAATACACATCACCATTATGACCATTCGGGGGGGAACCTAGCGCTTTATAGTATCTTGTGCCAAGAAAACTCAGGTCACGATATTAAAATAATTGGTGGATCTAAGTCCTCCCCGGGTGTCACTGAAGTACCCGATAATTTGCAGCAGTATCACTTGGGTAACTTAAGAGTAACATGTATTAGGACTCCATGCCATACAAAAGATTCCATATGCTATTATATCAAAGATTTAGAAACAGGTGAGCAGTGCATCTTCACAGGCGACACTTTATTCATTGCCGGTTGTGGGAGGTTTTTCGAGGGCACAGGAAGAGATATGGACATGGCCTTAAACCAGATAATGTTAAGGGCTGTTGGTGAGACGAACTGGAATAAGGTTAAAATATACCCTGGTCATGAGTACACCAAAGGCAATGTTAGCTTTATCAGAGCAAAAATCTATTCCGATATAGGGCAGAACAAGGAGTTTGATGCGTTGGAACAGTATTGCAAATCTAACGAGTGCACCACCGGTCACTTCACCCTGAGAGATGAACTAGGTTATAACCCATTCATGAGATTGGATGATCGTGCCGTTAGACTAGCAGTCGGCGATACTGCTGGGACTTATCCCAGATCCGTAGTGATGCAAGAGTTAAGAAAGCTTAAAAACGCTATGTAA